In Melospiza melodia melodia isolate bMelMel2 chromosome W, bMelMel2.pri, whole genome shotgun sequence, a single genomic region encodes these proteins:
- the LOC134431487 gene encoding LOW QUALITY PROTEIN: microtubule-associated protein 1B-like (The sequence of the model RefSeq protein was modified relative to this genomic sequence to represent the inferred CDS: inserted 3 bases in 2 codons; substituted 2 bases at 2 genomic stop codons), whose product MATVVVVEMDSEASCSIPNPTSLSPSLSHRFLDRKFYLLVVIGELVTEEHLRRAIANIERGIRSWDTSLIECNLDQELRRFVSRHSARFSPEIRGQKILHHRSDVLETVVLINPSDEAVSTEVYLMITDAARHKLLVLTGQCFENTXSILQSGTFSFNNFIEIFTDQEIGELLSTTHPANKASLTLFCPEEGEWKNSNLDRHNLQDFINIKLNSTSILPKMEGLSEFTEYLSESVEVPSPFDILEPPTSGGFLKLSKPCCYIFPGGRGDSALFAVNGFNMLINGGSERKSCFWKLIRHLDRVDSILLTHIGDDNLPGINSMLQRKIAELEEEQSQGSTTNSDWMKNLISPDLGVAFFNVPDNLKNLDPNFRVNRCVEEAWFTLQYLNKLSMKPEPLFRNIGNTTDLIILFQKMGVGKLEMYVLNPIKNSKEMQYFMQQWSGTSKDKAEFLLPNGQELDIPLSCFTSVSSLIVWHPANPIEKIIXVLFPGNSTQYNILEGLEKLKHLDFLKQPVVTQKDLTGNIASPAVKQAKLKQQTDSKESLKPAEKTPSKPVRKESKEETLEPAKPSPASEKFQKLESKEKVSVEKEKPAKGETKPIVAEKDVKSKEEQKSETPEKQATDIKAKVAKDKPVKKEVKAKPEEKKKEKEKPKEEVSKKEEKTSIKKEEKHIKEEIKQEVKKKVKKEEKETKKEVKKGAPPKEVKKEGKKEEKEIKKEKKGIRKDLKKVPKETKTSAASTEXKKPAAKTKPQKKEEPTKKEAISAEKPKEKVKIKTVKKEIKVSGVQTALATVGATTTTVAAAEIAASGKELQVERSLMSSPEDLTKNFGELKAEEDETIKETKLQVALIEYELRLTGIEQKETFEVQKEKLDHEGPAESSDXGITTTEAEGECEQTPEELEPVEKHRVDDHAKFEDEGTVLEESYEGGNYEEKAETEEAEERGEDEEVKTQLVTTKPYMKKARKMQESSEEIMADIKAEKYVEKADDEASDEQAEEDGEEAVEKAETEETEEDKEDKAKDIKDEEETGKIEAEEDCVMAVVDKAAEAGEVKDKYGLLIPTKHSEPQSPAVELASSVHEETLPGGSENEAAVSDEEDRENPPEEFTATSGYTQSTIKIASEPTPMDEMSMPQDVMSDKTINEESESPSQEYRYITKYETSLYSQEFARPKLSPLPDAFNGLSEGSKTEATEGKDYNASASTISPPSLEEDKFCKSAFQDVYCQKGNEIQGTDKLEIKEPYPEDGGKHSPAKSPAMSLSPLSPVAKTLLSENSVNFSLAPNEIKVLAEPVPMATLSDVHQEVAKEHCASPEDKTLEVASPSQSAAGSAGHTPYYQSSTDEKSSQLPSEISEKSTEVPVIFELSEDKDESAKPRISPMDKPVPDSESPIEKVLSCLRSPPLIGSEAAYDAFLSVYVKSPTKDYGNPSEGKPEKKKSPVQMNPASEASSVSLFQEKQGEKNMEFMVIKEGFSLERKLDDTISSSSQYSLVLDQWKLAGDLSQTQIDIGQFGSLKEDTKMSISEGTVSDTSATPVDEVVAEDTYSHIGGVASVSTASVATSSFPEPTTDDVSPSLHAEVGSPHSTEVDDSLSVSVVQTPTLFQETDMSPSKEECPRPMSISPPDFSPKTTKSRSPVHSHRSPEQSTMSVEFGHESSEQSLTMDFSRQSPDYPTVGTSIYHISENGLTEVDYSPSDIQEPIFAWKTSPVEQSSYSQEKDISEIISVSQIEASSSTSSAHTHSQLTSPLPEETFSGAVPPRHMSLHSSFTSQKMQSLGEKLSPKSDLSPLTPRESSRYSPSFPDSPPAITEAVSATHTSSLSLQVSSVKAFSYQEPLMKHSPEPLIRPEKKDLEKSSRSPEEPSYSYKVSEKTVGLPEDISYSYEAVSTSRSPQFTDYSYEMTEKIMWSPGVTDYSYEIIGKATRSPDAMDYSYETTGKASNSPEATDFSFETTGKTTRSSKATRYSYEASAHFTPEKSLAESCQDVDLCLVSSCEYKHPKPELSPSFINPNPLEWFASEEESQYKKKPLTQSMRAQPPSGGKQQGWQCDETPPTSMSESAPYQTDSDVPPETEECPSITADANIDSEDESETILTDKTITYKQIDPPPAPMQDHSPSPRHPDISMVDPEILPTDQNLGKPLNKDLKEKTKTKKEGTKTKLSSAFKISDGKSKQVSLPKPAVKESLDKNSRVVFQKKESVEKASKNISNPEVKSQVEEKDKDTKNAANTTTYKSAKTATTGAGNSKSSKSTAVPPGPPMYLDLVYIPNHSNRKNVDVEFFKRVRSSYYVVSGNDSTAEEPSRAVLDSLLEGKAQWDSNMQVTLIPTHDSEVMREWYQDTHEKQQDLNIMVLASSSTVVMQDESFPACKIEL is encoded by the exons ATTGGTGAATTATTGAGCACCACACACCCTGCCAACAAAGCCAGCTTAACTCTTTTCTGCCCTGAGGAAGGAGAATGGAAAAATTCTAACCTTGACAGACACAACCTTCAAGACTTTATTAACATTAAGCTCAACTCAACTTCCATATTGCCCAAAATGGAAGGACTCTCTGAATTCACTGAGTATCTGTCAGAATCAGTAGAAGTGCCATCACCCTTTGACATTTTGGAACCTCCAACTTCAGGAGGCTTCTTGAAACTCTCCAAACCCTGTTGTTATATTTTCCCAGGTGGAAGAGGTGACTCTGCCTTGTTTGCAGTGAACGGATTCAACATGCTTATCAATGGAGGATCTGAAAGAAAATCTTGCTTTTGGAAACTTATCCGGCACTTGGACAGGGTAGATTCCATTCTACTCACTCACATTGGAGATGATAACCTGCCAGGAATCAATAGCATGCTTCAGCGAAAGATAGCTGAATTAGAAGAGGAACAGTCCCAAGGGTCTACTACCAACAGTGATTGGATGAAAAATCTGATCTCACCTGATTTAGGTGTTGCATTCTTTAATGTACCTGACAACCTGAAGAACCTGGATCCTAACTTTAGAGTAAATAGATGTGTAGAAGAAGCTTGGTTTACTCTCCAGTATTTAAATAAATTGTCTATGAAACCAGAACCTCTTTTCAGAAACATAGGAAATACCACTGACCTTATcattttatttcagaaaatgggAGTTGGCAAACTTGAGATGTATGTGCTTAATCCTATCAAAAACAGCAAAGAGATGCAATATTTTATGCAGCAGTGGAGTGGTACTAGCAAAGATAAAGCTGAATTCCTGCTACCAAATGGCCAAGAACTAGACATTCCATTATCCTGTTTCACCTCTGTCTCATCCCTCATTGTGTGGCATCCAGCTAATCCcatagaaaaaataatttgagtTCTGTTTCCTGGAAACAGCACACAATATAATATTCTAGAAGGACTAGAAAAGCTCAAACACTTAGACTTTCTTAAACAACCAGTGGTTACACAAAAAGACCTAACTGGAAACATTGCTAGTCCAGCTGTGAAACAAGCAAAGTTGAAACAGCAAACAGACAGCAAGGAGAGTCTGAAGCCTGCTGAGAAGACACCAAGCAAGCCTGTCAGAAAGGAATCTAAAGAAGAAACACTGGAGCCTGCAAAACCTAGTCCAGCATCGGAAAAGTTTCAGAAAttggaaagcaaagaaaaagttTCAGTTGAAAAAGAGAAACCAGCAAAAGGGGAGACCAAACCCATAGTGGCAGAAAAAGATGTTAAAAGTAAAGAAGAGCAaaaatctgaaactcctgaaaaACAAGCTACAGATATAAAAGCAAAAGTGGCAAAGGACAAGCCAGTGAAAAAGGAAGTCAAAGCAAAacctgaagaaaagaaaaaagaaaaagaaaaaccaaaggaAGAGGTTTctaaaaaggaggagaaaacatccatcaaaaaagaagaaaaacacataAAAGAAGAGATCAAGCAAGAAgttaaaaaaaaggtgaaaaaggaagagaaggaaacTAAGAAGGAAGTCAAGAAAGGAGCTCCACCAAAGGAAGTTAAAAAAGAAGGTAAAAAAGAAGAGAAGGaaattaagaaggaaaaaaaaggaatcagAAAAGACCTCAAGAAGGTTCCTAAAGAAACAAAGACATCTGCTGCTTCAACTG GTAAAAAACCAGCAGCAAAGACTAAACCACAAAAGAAGGAGGAACCTACTAAAAAAGAAGCTATATCTGCTGAAAAGCCAAAGGAAAAAGTCAAAATTAAGACTGTCAAGAAAGAGATTAAAGTCAGTGGAGTTCAAACTGCCCTTGCAACAGTTGGAGCCACTACCACAACTGTAGCAGCTGCAGAAATTGCAGCTAGTGGAAAAGAACTTCAAGTTGAGAGATCCCTTATGTCTTCACCAGAGGATTTAACAAAGAATTTTGGGGAATTAAAAGCTGAAGAAGATGAaacaataaaagaaacaaaacttcaAGTTGCACTTATAGAGTATGAACTAAGACTCACTGGCATAGAACAAAAAGAGACCTTTGAAGTCCAAAAAGAAAAATTAGATCATGAAGGACCTGCTGAGTCCTCTGATTAAGGCATAACTACCACAGAGGCAGAGGGTGAGTGTGAACAAACACCTGAGGAATTGGAACCAGTAGAAAAGCACAGGGTTGATGACCATGCAAAGTTTGAAGATGAGGGAACTGTCTTGGAAGAATCATATGAAGGAGGAAAttatgaggaaaaggcagagacaGAGGAAGCTGAAGAGAGAGGTGAAGATGAGGAGGTAAAGACACAACTGGTCACTACAAAACCATATatgaaaaaagcaagaaaaatgcaAGAGAGTTCAGAAGAAATAATGGCTGATATTAAAGCCGAAAAATATGTTGAAAAGGCAGATGATGAGGCatcagatgaacaggctgaggaagaTGGGGAAGAAGCAGTGGAAAAGGCAGAAACTGAAGAGACTGAAGAAGACAAGGAAGACAAAGCAAAAGACATTAAAGATGAAGAGGAGACTGGAAAAATAGAAGCTGAAGAAGATTGTGTGATGGCTGTAGTAGACAAAGCTGCAGAAGCTGGTGAAGTTAAAGATAAATATGGCTTACTTATACCAACAAAACACTCAGAGCCTCAGTCTCCAGCAGTTGAACTGGCTTCTTCTGTCCATGAAGAAACATTACCTGGTGGCTCAGAAAATGAAGCTGCTGTTTCTGATGAAGAAGACAGAGAAAATCCACCTGAGGAATTCACTGCTACTTCAGGTTATACACAGTCTACCATCAAAATAGCCAGTGAACCAACTCCAATGGATGAAATGTCTATGCCCCAGGATGTCATGAGTGATAAAACTATCAACGAGGAAAGTGAGTCACCTTCTCAAGAGTATAGGTACATTACCAAGTATGAGACTTCATTGTACTCTCAAGAATTTGCTAGACCTAAACTTTCTCCACTTCCAGATGCTTTTAATGGATTATCAGAGGGATCCAAAACAGAGGCCACAGAAGGTAAAGATTATAATGCCTCAGCTTCTACCATCTCACCACCTTCATTAGAGGAAGACAAATTCTGTAAATCTGCATTTCAAGATGTATATTgtcaaaaaggaaatgaaatacaAGGCACTGACAAATTAGAAATCAAAGAACCCTATCCAGAAGATGGTGGAAAACACAGTCCAGCCAAGAGCCCAGCTATGAGTTTGTCCCCGTTATCACCTGTTGCCAAAACACTACTGAGTGAAAACAGTGTGAACTTTTCACTTGCTCCCAATGAGATCAAAGTCTTGGCTGAGCCTGTCCCCATGGCTACATTGTCTGATGTACATCAAGAAGTTGCCAAAGAGCACTGTGCAAGCCCTGAAGATAAAACATTAGAAGTAGCATCTCCCTCACAGTCTGCTGCTGGTAGCGCTGGCCACACGCCTTATTATCAATCTTCCACTGATGAAAAATCCAGTCAGCTTCCCTCTGAAATCAGTGAAAAGTCAACAGAAGTTCCTGTTATCTTTGAACTCAGTGAAGACAAAGATGAGTCTGCCAAACCCAGAATTAGCCCTATGGATAAGCCTGTGCCAGATTCAGAATCTCCTATTGAAAAGGTTCTCTCGTGTCTACGGAGTCCACCACTGATAGGTTCCGAGGCCGCTTATGATGCATTTTTGAGTGTTTATGTAAAGTCTCCCACCAAAGATTATGGAAATCCTTCTGAGgggaaacctgaaaaaaaaaaatcacctgttcAGATGAACCCAGCTTCTGAAGCCAGCTCTGTGAGCCTTTTCCAAGAAAAACAAGGTGAAAAAAATATGGAGTTTATGGTAATTAAGGAAGGTTTCAGCCTAGAAAGGAAATTGGATGATACAATATCCAGCAGCTCTCAGTATTCACTGGTCTTGGATCAGTGGAAGTTAGCAGGTGATCTCTCACAAACTCAAATAGATATTGGTCAGTTTGGTTCCTTAAAGGAAGACACCAAAATGTCAATTTCAGAAGGCACTGTTTCTGACACATCTGCAACTCCAGTTGATGAAGTTGTAGCAGAAGATACCTATTCTCATATAGGAGGAGTAGCTTCTGTCTCTACAGCATCTGTTGCTACTAGTTCATTTCCAGAACCAACTACTGATGATGTATCTCCTTCTTTGCATGCTGAGGTTGGATCCCCCCACTCTACTGAAGTTGATGATTCCCTTTCAGTGTCAGTTGTACAAACACCAACACTGTTTCAGGAAACAGACATGTCTCCATCTAAAGAAGAATGCCCAAGACCCATGTCAATTTCTCCACCAGATTTCTCACCTAAAACTACAAAATCAAGAAGCCCAGTGCACAGTCACAGATCTCCTGAGCAGTCAACTATGTCAGTAGAATTTGGTCATGAGTCCTCTGAGCAGTCTTTAACAATGGACTTTAGTAGGCAATCTCCAGACTATCCTACTGTAGGCACTAGTATATACCACATATCTGAAAATGGACTGACAGAAGTAGATTATAGCCCTTCAGATATACAGGAGCCTATTTTTGCATGGAAGACTTCTCCTGTGGAGCAATCATCTTACTCTCAGGAGAAGgatatttcagaaattatttcagtTTCTCAAATTGAAGCTTCATCCTCAACTTCATCAGCTCATACACATTCCCAGTTAACTTCACCACTGCCAGAAGAAACCTTTTCAGGTGCTGTTCCACCCAGACATATGTCACTACATTCTTCTTTCACTTCACAAAAGATGCAGAGCCTAGGAGAAAAGCTTTCACCAAAGTCTGACCTGTCTCCATTAACTCCAAGGGAATCTTCTCGGTACTCTCCTAGTTTTCCAGATTCACCTCCTGCAATCACAGAAGCTGTGTCAGCTACTCACACATCTTCATTATCTTTGCAAGTGTCCTCTGTCAAAGCATTTAGTTACCAAGAACCCCTAATGAAACACAGTCCAGAACCTTTAATCAGACCAGaaaaaaaagatttagagaaaaGCAGCAGGTCACCAGAAGAACCTAGTTATTCTTACAAGGTCTCAGAGAAAACTGTTGGGTTACCAGAGGATATTAGCTACTCCTATGAGGCAGTTTCAACATCTAGATCACCTCAGTTCACAGATTATTCCTATGAGATGACAGAGAAAATCATGTGGTCACCAGGAGTCACAGATTATTCCTATGAGATAATTGGGAAAGCTACCAGATCACCTGATGCTATGGATTACTCCTATGAGACAACAGGGAAAGCctccaactcacctgaagccacAGATTTCTCATTTGAGACAACTGGGAAAACCACCAGGTCATCCAAAGCTACTAGATATTCCTATGAAGCAAGTGCACATTTTACTCCAGAAAAATCTTTAGCAGAATCCTGTCAAGATGTTGACTTATGCCTTGTGTCCTCCTGTGAATATAAACATCCTAAACCTGAACTTTCACCATCATTTATCAACCCAAATCCCCTTGAATGGTTTGCAAGTGAGGAAGAGTCTCAATATAAAAAGAAACCATTAACTCAATCTATGAGAGCTCAGCCACCTTCTGGGGGAAAGCAGCAAGGGTGGCAGTGTGATGAAACCCCTCCCACATCCATGAGTGAGTCTGCCCCATATCAGACTGATTCAGATGTTCCCCCTGAGACTGAGGAATGCCCTTCCATCACTGCAGATGCTAACATTGATTCTGAAGATGAGTCAGAAACCATTCTGACAGACAAGACAATTACATACAAACAAATTGACCCACCACCTGCCCCAATGCAGGATCACAGTCCTTCCCCTAGGCACCCTGACATCTCCATGGTTGATCCAGAGATTTTGCCCACTGATCAGAATTTAGGTAAACCTTTGAATAAGGACCTCAAAgaaaagacaaagacaaaaaaggaGGGTACTAAGACCAAGTTGTCTTCTGCTTTTAAAATAAGTGATGGTAAATCAAAACAAGTGTCTTTGCCAAAACCAGCTGTAAAGGAATCTTTGGACAAAAATTCCAGAGTAGTTTTTCAAAAAAAGGAGTCTGTGGAGAAAGCATCCAAAAATATCTCTAACCCAGAAGTAAAGTCTCAAGTGGAAGAGAAAGATAAGGACACCAAGAATGCAGCAAATACAACAACATACAAGTCAGCAAAGACTGCAACCACAG GAGCTGGGAATAGTAAGTCATCAAAATCTACAGCAGTGCCTCCAGGACCTCCAATGTATTTGGATCTGGTGTACATTCCCAACCATAGCAATAGAAAGAATGTTGATGTTGAGTTTTTCAAGAGGGTGCGGTCCTCCTACTATGTGGTGAGCGGAAATGATTCTACAGCTGAGGAGCCAAGCAGGGCTGTTCTGGATTCCCTGCTGGAGGGCAAGGCCCAGTGGGACAGTAATATGCAG GTGACCTTAATCCCAACCCATGACTCGGAAGTGATGAGAGAATGGTACCAAGACACCCATGAGAAACAGCAGGACCTCAACATTATGGTTTTGGCAAGCAGCAGCACTGTTGTTATGCAAGATGAATCTTTTCCCGCATGCAAGATTGAACTGTAA